In Bdellovibrio sp. GT3, one genomic interval encodes:
- the rplP gene encoding 50S ribosomal protein L16, with product MLSPKRVKWRKQFVGRATGFAYRGSNLDFGDFGLQAVEEGRLTARQLEAGRIAISRSVKRGGKIWCRVFPNTPVTKKPAETRMGSGKGNPELWVARVLPGKVLFEMNGVTREQAKEAFERAAHKLPFKTRFLVRE from the coding sequence GTGTTAAGTCCTAAAAGAGTAAAATGGCGTAAACAATTTGTAGGCCGCGCAACTGGTTTTGCGTACAGAGGTTCTAACCTTGATTTTGGAGATTTCGGTCTTCAAGCAGTTGAGGAAGGACGTCTTACAGCACGTCAGTTGGAAGCAGGTCGTATTGCTATCTCCCGTTCAGTTAAGCGTGGTGGTAAAATTTGGTGCCGTGTATTCCCGAATACACCAGTAACAAAAAAACCAGCTGAAACTCGTATGGGTAGCGGTAAAGGTAACCCGGAGCTTTGGGTAGCCCGTGTTCTTCCTGGAAAAGTTCTTTTCGAAATGAACGGTGTGACTCGTGAGCAAGCTAAAGAAGCTTTCGAACGCGCAGCTCACAAACTTCCTTTCAAAACTCGTTTCTTGGTTAGGGAGTAG
- the rpmC gene encoding 50S ribosomal protein L29 — protein sequence MKFVEIKDLSVTELKKKRAALSEELFQARIKNSIGQLSNPIVIRDLRRNIAKINTAIVKKVAR from the coding sequence ATGAAGTTCGTAGAGATTAAAGATCTTTCTGTAACTGAATTGAAAAAGAAAAGAGCAGCTCTTTCCGAAGAGTTGTTCCAAGCTCGTATCAAGAATTCAATTGGTCAACTTTCAAATCCAATTGTTATTCGTGATCTTCGCCGCAATATCGCGAAAATCAATACAGCAATCGTAAAGAAAGTAGCGAGGTAG
- the rpsQ gene encoding 30S ribosomal protein S17 has protein sequence MTTETNTRGRKIEVVGEVISDKMDKTISVLIYRMVKHAKYGKYVKKTSVFKAHDENNQAKIGDIVKIRETRPLSKTKRWALSEVVETAKA, from the coding sequence ATGACAACTGAAACAAATACTCGTGGTCGTAAAATCGAAGTAGTTGGTGAGGTTATCAGCGACAAGATGGATAAAACTATCTCTGTCCTAATCTACCGCATGGTTAAACACGCTAAATACGGTAAGTACGTTAAGAAAACTTCTGTGTTCAAAGCTCATGACGAAAACAACCAAGCTAAAATTGGTGACATCGTTAAGATCCGTGAAACACGTCCTCTTAGCAAAACTAAACGTTGGGCTCTTTCTGAAGTCGTAGAGACGGCGAAAGCGTAG
- the rplN gene encoding 50S ribosomal protein L14: MIQMQTRLNVADNSGAKEVMCVKVLGGSKRRVASIGDVIVVSIKEALPNAKVKKGDVAKAVVVRTVAKLRRPDGSYIRFDDNSAVLINANKEPIGTRIFGPVARELRAKSFVKIVSLAPEVL, translated from the coding sequence ATGATTCAAATGCAAACTAGACTAAATGTAGCTGACAACTCTGGCGCAAAAGAAGTTATGTGCGTAAAGGTTCTTGGTGGTTCTAAACGTCGTGTAGCATCCATCGGTGATGTTATCGTTGTTTCCATCAAAGAAGCTTTGCCAAACGCTAAAGTTAAAAAAGGTGACGTTGCGAAAGCCGTTGTAGTTAGAACTGTTGCTAAGCTTCGTCGTCCAGACGGTTCTTACATCCGTTTCGATGATAACTCTGCAGTTTTGATCAACGCCAATAAAGAACCAATTGGAACACGTATCTTTGGCCCAGTTGCCAGAGAATTGAGAGCTAAGTCGTTCGTTAAGATCGTATCTTTGGCTCCGGAAGTTCTGTAA
- the rplE gene encoding 50S ribosomal protein L5 has translation MNRLKAKYNKEIAPALKKQLGVENVMQVPRLEKITLSVCLSEAVQNPKILNTVVDEITAIAGQKAVITKAKKAISNFKLRAGIPLGVRVTLRKEKMWSFMDRLNTLALPRVRDFRGLPNKGFDGRGNYNMGLKEQIVFPEINFDKVDKTRGMNITICTTAKNDTEGRALLEALGMPFRK, from the coding sequence ATGAATCGCTTAAAAGCTAAATACAATAAAGAGATCGCTCCTGCTCTAAAAAAACAATTGGGAGTTGAAAACGTAATGCAAGTTCCTCGCTTGGAGAAAATCACTCTTAGCGTGTGCTTGAGCGAAGCTGTTCAAAATCCAAAAATTTTGAACACTGTTGTTGATGAGATCACTGCTATTGCTGGTCAAAAAGCAGTTATCACTAAAGCAAAAAAAGCTATCTCCAACTTTAAGTTGCGTGCTGGCATCCCATTGGGTGTTCGCGTAACTTTGAGAAAAGAGAAAATGTGGTCTTTCATGGACCGTTTGAACACTTTGGCACTTCCACGCGTACGTGACTTCCGTGGTTTGCCAAACAAAGGTTTCGACGGCCGTGGTAACTACAACATGGGTCTTAAGGAGCAAATCGTGTTCCCTGAGATCAACTTTGATAAAGTTGATAAAACTCGTGGTATGAACATCACTATCTGTACAACAGCTAAAAACGACACTGAGGGCAGAGCGCTTCTTGAAGCACTTGGTATGCCTTTCAGAAAGTAG
- the rpsN gene encoding 30S ribosomal protein S14, translated as MARKSAIIKNNKRKATAKRYTEYRTELRNKAVDMKLSDDERAEARKKLQALPQKTNINRVITRCEISGRPRGNYRKFGLSRIAFRALALDGKLPGVTKASW; from the coding sequence ATGGCACGCAAATCAGCAATTATTAAAAATAACAAAAGAAAAGCTACTGCTAAGCGCTACACTGAATACAGAACAGAGCTTAGAAATAAAGCCGTTGACATGAAACTTTCTGATGACGAAAGAGCAGAAGCTCGTAAAAAGCTTCAAGCTCTTCCTCAAAAGACAAACATCAACCGTGTTATCACACGTTGTGAAATTTCTGGTCGCCCTCGTGGTAACTACAGAAAATTCGGTTTGTCTCGTATCGCCTTCAGAGCTCTTGCACTTGACGGTAAATTGCCTGGCGTAACGAAAGCTAGCTGGTAA